A genomic window from Pyxidicoccus trucidator includes:
- the mpl gene encoding UDP-N-acetylmuramate:L-alanyl-gamma-D-glutamyl-meso-diaminopimelate ligase yields the protein MADDNGNVLETLEPGSVRRIHLVGVAGTGMGSFAGMLKAAGYEVTGSDENVYPPMSDMLKAWGIPASSPYRPENLDAAKPDLVIIGNVIRRVNPEATAVRERGLKQMSFPAALGSLFLDRSHSVVVAGTHGKTTTSSMMAHVLVEAGKDPSFLVGGVTQNYSGNYRVGKGPHFVVEGDEYDTAYWDKGSKFLHYRPRTAILTSVEFDHADIFRDLPHYEATFEKFVRLIPQDGQLVVCSAYPNAVKLAREGCKGRVVTYVAKEGADADYTPRNVSFGPAGARFDVVERGQSLGTVDLPMGGLHNVENALAVIAAARGLGLSFEEVRKGLGTFSGVKRRQELRGEPGGIMVVDDFAHHPTAVRETIAAVHHRYPERRLWAIFEPRSNTSRRNIHQEDYAHAFTGAARASLKVPERHDKVPVDQELDVRKLVDDLKAQGIAAEGSTDVQALVDLVARESRHGDVLLVMSNGAFGGFIDKLLTALKARMGT from the coding sequence ATGGCTGACGACAACGGAAACGTCCTCGAGACTCTCGAACCCGGCAGCGTGCGCCGCATCCACCTGGTGGGTGTGGCCGGCACCGGCATGGGCTCCTTCGCCGGCATGCTCAAGGCCGCCGGCTATGAAGTTACCGGCAGCGACGAGAATGTCTACCCGCCCATGAGCGACATGCTCAAGGCGTGGGGCATTCCGGCCTCCTCGCCCTACCGTCCGGAGAACCTGGACGCGGCGAAGCCGGACCTCGTCATCATCGGCAACGTCATCCGCCGGGTGAACCCGGAGGCCACCGCCGTCCGCGAGCGCGGCCTCAAGCAGATGAGCTTCCCCGCCGCGCTGGGCTCGCTCTTCCTGGACCGCTCGCACTCGGTGGTGGTGGCCGGCACGCACGGGAAGACGACGACGTCCTCCATGATGGCCCACGTGCTGGTGGAGGCCGGGAAGGACCCGTCCTTCCTCGTGGGCGGCGTCACCCAGAACTACTCGGGCAACTACCGCGTGGGGAAGGGCCCGCACTTCGTCGTCGAGGGCGACGAGTACGACACCGCGTACTGGGACAAGGGCTCCAAGTTCCTCCACTACCGGCCGCGCACCGCCATCCTCACCAGCGTGGAGTTCGACCACGCGGACATCTTCCGCGACTTGCCCCACTACGAGGCCACCTTCGAGAAGTTCGTCCGGCTGATTCCGCAGGACGGGCAGCTCGTCGTCTGCTCCGCGTACCCCAACGCCGTGAAGCTGGCGCGCGAGGGCTGCAAGGGGCGCGTGGTGACGTACGTGGCGAAGGAGGGCGCGGACGCGGACTACACGCCGCGCAACGTGTCCTTCGGCCCCGCGGGCGCGCGCTTCGACGTGGTGGAGCGCGGGCAGTCGCTGGGCACGGTGGACCTGCCCATGGGCGGCCTGCACAACGTGGAGAACGCGCTGGCTGTCATCGCCGCGGCGCGCGGCCTGGGCCTGTCCTTCGAGGAAGTGCGCAAGGGCCTGGGGACGTTCAGCGGCGTGAAGCGCCGGCAGGAGCTGCGCGGCGAGCCGGGCGGCATCATGGTGGTGGACGACTTCGCGCACCACCCCACCGCGGTGCGGGAGACCATCGCCGCCGTCCACCACCGCTACCCCGAGCGGAGGCTGTGGGCCATCTTCGAGCCGCGCTCCAACACCAGCCGCCGCAACATCCACCAGGAGGACTACGCCCACGCCTTCACCGGCGCGGCCCGCGCCAGCCTCAAGGTGCCCGAGCGCCACGACAAGGTGCCCGTGGACCAGGAATTGGACGTCCGCAAGCTGGTGGACGACCTCAAGGCCCAGGGCATCGCCGCGGAGGGCTCCACGGACGTGCAGGCGCTGGTGGACCTGGTGGCCCGCGAGTCCCGCCACGGCGACGTGCTGCTCGTCATGAGCAACGGCGCCTTCGGCGGCTTCATCGACAAGCTGCTCACCGCCCTCAAGGCACGGATGGGGACCTGA
- a CDS encoding serine hydrolase domain-containing protein yields MSGSPHPIAILQTVLDEACKIGVFPAAQAVVLHRGVQVFGGVVGKVSGDTRFDLASVTKAMSTATLFLRLWTEGKVGPDTLVSRYFPGSPVGNAGATVADLLYHRSGLPPFVPFFAQALTAHPELLDADCPSALRARVREEVVQAAAATPLAAEPRTRAAYSDVGFILLGEILSRAADAPLDVLFTRHIAEPLGLSARFHRLTDFPADATPAPTGATRPREPAPGQEGLWKDVPTAPTRPGEVDDDNAWVMDGVAGHAGLFGTAVDVARFGQAVLDGCSGGAALAPGPLWHRLLATDSLVAGSTRSMGFDSPSATMSSAGHYLGDTPPGAVGHLGFTGTSLWVDLRRALVVALVTNRVANGRQEVRIRDFRPVFHDLVVEALELTDLKQGTHG; encoded by the coding sequence ATGAGCGGCAGTCCCCACCCCATCGCGATTCTGCAGACCGTCCTCGACGAGGCCTGCAAGATTGGCGTCTTCCCTGCCGCCCAGGCCGTCGTCCTGCACCGGGGCGTCCAGGTCTTCGGCGGCGTGGTGGGCAAGGTCTCCGGTGACACGCGCTTCGACCTTGCCTCCGTCACCAAGGCGATGAGCACCGCCACCCTGTTCCTGCGCCTGTGGACGGAAGGGAAGGTGGGCCCGGACACGCTCGTGTCCCGCTACTTCCCCGGCTCGCCCGTGGGCAACGCGGGCGCCACCGTGGCGGACCTGCTCTACCACCGCTCGGGCCTGCCGCCCTTCGTGCCCTTCTTCGCCCAGGCGCTCACCGCGCACCCGGAGCTGCTCGACGCGGACTGCCCCTCCGCCCTGCGCGCCCGTGTTCGCGAGGAAGTCGTGCAGGCCGCCGCCGCCACGCCGCTCGCCGCCGAGCCGCGCACCCGCGCCGCGTACAGCGACGTGGGTTTCATCCTCCTCGGCGAAATCCTCTCCCGCGCCGCGGACGCGCCGCTGGACGTGCTCTTCACGCGCCACATCGCCGAGCCGCTGGGCCTGTCCGCGCGCTTCCATCGCCTCACGGACTTCCCCGCGGACGCCACCCCCGCGCCCACCGGCGCCACGCGCCCGCGCGAGCCCGCGCCCGGCCAGGAGGGACTGTGGAAGGACGTGCCCACGGCGCCCACGCGGCCCGGAGAGGTGGACGACGACAATGCCTGGGTGATGGACGGCGTGGCCGGGCACGCGGGCCTCTTCGGCACCGCGGTGGACGTGGCCCGCTTCGGGCAGGCCGTGCTGGACGGGTGCTCCGGTGGCGCCGCGCTTGCGCCCGGCCCGCTGTGGCACCGCCTGCTGGCCACCGATTCGCTGGTGGCGGGCAGCACGCGCTCCATGGGCTTCGACTCGCCGTCGGCGACGATGTCCAGCGCGGGCCACTACCTCGGCGACACGCCGCCGGGGGCCGTGGGGCACCTGGGCTTCACCGGCACCAGTCTCTGGGTGGACCTGCGCCGCGCGCTGGTGGTGGCGCTCGTCACCAACCGCGTGGCCAACGGCCGCCAGGAAGTGCGCATCCGCGACTTCCGACCTGTCTTCCACGACCTCGTCGTGGAGGCGCTCGAGCTCACCGACTTGAAGCAGGGAACGCATGGCTGA
- a CDS encoding TlpA disulfide reductase family protein, translating into MRTPLFLAVLASTLSLAGCAKSTLPPLTSPAPSGGGAEASPEARAGAPLVFQVKRYPGGEPYDLASDRGSVVLLDVWATWCEPCRDALPFYENLAREYAGRGLKIYALNVDEDARAIAPFLQETKVGLPILLDENAQVAERTLKVKGMPTSYYIDRRGVVRHVEEGFAEEFVTRYQSHLEALLAEPAP; encoded by the coding sequence ATGCGCACGCCTTTGTTCCTCGCGGTCCTCGCGAGCACCCTCTCGCTGGCTGGCTGCGCGAAGTCCACGCTGCCGCCGCTGACGAGTCCCGCTCCGAGCGGCGGCGGCGCGGAGGCGTCGCCGGAGGCCCGAGCGGGCGCTCCGCTGGTGTTCCAGGTGAAGCGCTACCCGGGTGGCGAGCCGTATGACCTCGCCAGCGACAGGGGCAGCGTGGTGCTGCTGGACGTGTGGGCCACGTGGTGCGAGCCGTGCCGGGACGCGCTGCCCTTCTATGAGAACCTCGCGCGCGAGTACGCGGGCCGGGGCCTGAAAATCTACGCGCTCAACGTGGACGAGGACGCGCGCGCCATTGCCCCCTTCCTCCAGGAGACGAAGGTGGGGCTGCCCATCCTCCTGGACGAGAACGCCCAGGTGGCCGAGCGCACGTTGAAGGTGAAGGGCATGCCCACCAGCTATTACATCGACCGCCGCGGCGTGGTGCGCCACGTCGAGGAGGGCTTCGCCGAGGAGTTCGTCACGCGCTACCAGTCGCACCTCGAGGCGCTGCTCGCCGAGCCCGCGCCCTAG